In the Lascolabacillus massiliensis genome, one interval contains:
- a CDS encoding LexA family protein — protein sequence MKKQLNTQKIELIQPESSEQKYPYIGNVQAGFPSPADDFFHDYISLDELLVDHKETTFFARVSGSSMGNDFSDGDLLIIDKSLEWEENKIALCFIDGEFTLKRIKMKDGKCFLVPSNKDFPLLEVNYEQGVTIWGVVKYSIRKH from the coding sequence ATGAAAAAGCAACTAAACACCCAAAAAATAGAACTTATTCAACCTGAGAGTTCTGAGCAGAAGTACCCGTACATAGGTAATGTTCAGGCTGGCTTCCCTTCTCCTGCGGATGACTTCTTCCACGACTATATAAGTTTGGATGAACTGCTGGTAGATCATAAAGAAACTACATTCTTTGCAAGGGTATCGGGTAGTTCTATGGGTAATGATTTTAGTGATGGAGATCTTCTGATTATTGATAAAAGCTTAGAGTGGGAAGAAAATAAAATCGCTCTTTGTTTTATCGATGGTGAATTTACATTGAAGCGTATTAAAATGAAAGATGGTAAGTGCTTCCTGGTTCCTTCGAATAAGGACTTCCCATTATTAGAGGTGAACTATGAACAGGGTGTGACTATATGGGGAGTGGTAAAGTATTCTATACGTAAACATTGA
- a CDS encoding restriction endonuclease subunit S domain-containing protein, with the protein MGVNIQKKKFSDFRSEESLRYDYKYISSFETSSKDFYSYRQLFDFVPFQSVDIASLEKFKYAEIGNVNKLGEVEPIELSFDDRQEENESLFKKIEKGDIIKPLSGDVLISKIRPYLNKNVLIENEETYFTKAFIHIRPKINSELFFLALRTKFINQINAVSRQGKGYPTLRVDDLKSIRFPKSIVDALVNSQSELIEKISPLKQDIANLKATKKQTLSIINQVFGESFDFDWSAFENIKKEKSYTSSISKFSNNIDCRMGIRFHNKAGAYIQSFLESMTNKRIKDFISENIVLGKSVSPSDYDEEGEYFYIAMSNIKTWEFDPEDCKRVSESYAASNLNKTVKKGDILLARSGEGTIGKVALIEDEDINGIFADFTQRIRLTGFDPLCAYYYMRSDFFQYLVYTHKKGLGNNTNIFPSQIKEFPIPDWDDTKQAEIVEKIKTQLDEQKVIDRQIEEKQQAINKIIEDAIKQEQN; encoded by the coding sequence ATGGGAGTAAATATTCAAAAAAAGAAATTTTCTGATTTTCGCTCAGAAGAAAGTTTGCGATACGATTACAAGTATATTTCATCATTTGAAACTAGCAGTAAGGATTTTTATTCTTACAGACAGTTATTTGATTTCGTTCCTTTTCAAAGTGTTGATATTGCTAGCCTTGAAAAGTTTAAGTATGCTGAAATTGGCAACGTAAATAAATTAGGTGAAGTTGAGCCAATTGAATTATCATTTGACGACAGGCAAGAAGAAAACGAAAGTTTATTTAAAAAGATTGAAAAGGGAGATATTATCAAACCCTTATCGGGTGATGTTCTGATTTCTAAAATTAGACCTTACCTAAATAAAAATGTTTTAATTGAAAACGAAGAAACGTATTTTACTAAAGCGTTTATTCATATTAGACCAAAAATCAATTCTGAACTTTTCTTTTTAGCTCTAAGAACAAAATTTATCAATCAAATAAATGCAGTATCAAGACAAGGTAAAGGTTATCCTACTTTAAGGGTAGACGATTTAAAATCTATTCGTTTCCCGAAATCAATTGTTGATGCACTTGTTAATTCACAATCAGAGCTTATTGAAAAAATAAGTCCTTTAAAACAAGATATTGCAAATCTAAAAGCAACCAAGAAGCAAACTTTAAGCATTATCAATCAAGTTTTTGGAGAATCATTTGACTTTGATTGGTCAGCGTTTGAAAACATCAAGAAAGAGAAAAGTTATACTTCAAGCATTTCAAAGTTTTCAAACAACATTGATTGCCGAATGGGTATTCGCTTTCATAACAAAGCAGGAGCTTATATTCAATCATTTTTAGAAAGCATGACAAACAAGCGAATTAAAGATTTCATCTCCGAGAATATCGTTTTGGGCAAAAGTGTTTCACCAAGCGACTATGATGAAGAAGGTGAATATTTTTATATCGCAATGTCAAATATCAAAACTTGGGAATTTGACCCCGAAGACTGCAAAAGGGTTTCTGAAAGTTATGCAGCAAGTAATCTAAACAAGACAGTGAAAAAAGGCGACATCCTTTTAGCACGTTCTGGAGAAGGAACAATCGGAAAAGTTGCCCTAATTGAAGACGAAGACATAAACGGAATTTTTGCAGACTTCACGCAAAGAATAAGACTAACAGGTTTTGACCCTTTGTGTGCCTATTACTATATGCGAAGCGACTTTTTTCAGTATCTGGTTTACACTCACAAAAAAGGACTTGGCAACAACACTAACATTTTCCCAAGTCAAATAAAAGAGTTTCCAATTCCCGATTGGGACGATACCAAACAGGCTGAAATAGTTGAAAAAATCAAAACACAACTTGACGAGCAAAAAGTAATTGACAGACAAATTGAAGAAAAACAACAGGCGATAAACAAGATAATTGAAGACGCAATAAAACAAGAACAAAACTGA
- a CDS encoding N-6 DNA methylase, translating into MKDWKQNIEQKLHKHKNSVAKISIDKATVQYSEKIKQYRVLKSLTGDEEIVRAFLIDRLVSELDYKPENIEIEKEYSVKAGHGKLTPRIDIIVKDDKGNPFFFIEAKAPDKFEKDKEEIEGQLFSLAVAEEKDYKTKVKYLVYYTADLQDEGVLDKAIIIDFEKYRNYTDWENDGFISIGVELTAGYGEPKKQSLIKGHEKHDLRKKINREEIEGLGRNLHNVLWGGGGTNDSEIFYSLVNIILAKIQDEYEKEEGKEYDFQIYQYGSHIEASEKVYDRINQLYKRALKEQLNVSEQQKIDDDNIINRNKFPLNKLIYTVQSLESFSFLEGRSSLDGKDILGDFFESITRDGFKQNKGQFFTPTPIVNFLLYALQLDKLAIDRLNNDRELPLIIDPSAGSGTYLVEAMKLITKEVKYKQKYKLKTSRQIKQRYEELFMPDYAENKWAREYLYGTEINFDLGTASKVNMILHGDGSTNIFVKDGLLPFRFYVKETSPNYLETSNPETLYNDKEVNAKFDVAVSNPPFSVDLDTQTQREVKNAFVFGDKKNSENLFIERYYQLLKENGRLGVVLPESVFDTTENKYIRLFLFKYFNVKAIVSLPQITFEPFTSTKTSLLFAQKKTKKQVEQWNELWDKYGKEWAKLKTRVVRYHDYFVNKAKLSKKFAWVKELTTDLNKLLEKEDKEAVEVINKEDLNHISENIKRFLKDYITPEDEGLNPKELLTKYSEEIDSLSKFEKETNVFGFYNAWWVFGEVAKEMDYDIFMAEAENVGYKRTKRGENPMPNDLYDIEYAPNTIKTKEILEGYDRDIKILKEKLSELKAELEAVNKKIDGKETEALKKKAEKLNADIEAQNTKIEQTETEKNQVIEIFKKYYEDDKLKPEFAERTDTELINHFKNGLLSRYKSCDIVLRTSELLTILDNIRKEVVWE; encoded by the coding sequence ATGAAAGATTGGAAGCAAAATATTGAACAGAAACTGCACAAACATAAAAACAGTGTTGCTAAAATCAGCATTGACAAAGCGACTGTTCAGTATTCCGAAAAAATTAAACAGTACAGAGTTTTAAAATCTTTGACAGGTGACGAAGAAATTGTAAGAGCATTTCTAATTGACCGCTTGGTAAGCGAACTTGATTATAAACCTGAGAACATTGAAATAGAAAAAGAATATTCCGTAAAAGCAGGACACGGAAAATTAACGCCACGTATTGACATCATTGTAAAAGACGACAAAGGCAATCCGTTCTTTTTCATTGAAGCCAAAGCACCTGACAAGTTTGAGAAAGATAAAGAAGAAATTGAAGGACAACTTTTTTCATTAGCAGTCGCCGAAGAAAAAGACTATAAGACCAAAGTGAAATATTTGGTTTACTATACAGCTGACCTACAAGACGAAGGCGTTTTAGACAAAGCTATCATCATTGACTTTGAGAAATACCGAAACTACACAGATTGGGAAAATGACGGCTTTATTTCCATTGGGGTTGAACTAACCGCAGGTTACGGAGAACCTAAGAAACAGTCTTTAATCAAAGGACACGAAAAACACGATTTAAGAAAAAAAATCAATCGAGAAGAAATAGAAGGATTGGGGAGAAATCTTCATAATGTGCTTTGGGGCGGTGGCGGAACAAACGACAGTGAAATATTCTATTCGCTTGTCAATATTATACTTGCTAAAATTCAGGATGAATACGAAAAAGAAGAAGGAAAAGAATATGATTTTCAAATTTATCAGTATGGTAGCCATATTGAAGCTTCAGAAAAAGTTTACGACAGAATAAACCAACTTTACAAAAGAGCATTAAAAGAACAGCTCAATGTTTCGGAACAGCAAAAAATTGATGATGATAACATCATCAACCGAAACAAATTTCCACTTAACAAACTCATTTATACAGTTCAATCCTTAGAGAGCTTTTCATTTTTGGAAGGTCGTAGTTCATTAGACGGAAAAGACATTTTGGGTGATTTCTTTGAAAGCATTACAAGAGACGGTTTCAAACAAAACAAAGGGCAGTTTTTTACCCCTACCCCAATCGTAAACTTTTTGCTTTACGCTTTACAGCTTGACAAATTAGCAATTGACAGACTAAACAATGATAGAGAATTACCGCTAATTATTGACCCATCGGCAGGAAGCGGAACATATTTGGTTGAAGCAATGAAGCTGATAACCAAAGAAGTCAAATACAAACAAAAATACAAACTCAAAACAAGCCGACAAATCAAACAGCGTTACGAAGAACTTTTTATGCCTGATTATGCTGAGAATAAATGGGCAAGAGAATATCTATACGGTACTGAAATCAATTTTGACTTAGGCACAGCTTCCAAAGTAAATATGATTTTGCACGGTGATGGTTCAACCAACATTTTTGTAAAAGACGGCTTGTTACCTTTTCGTTTCTATGTAAAAGAAACATCACCTAACTACTTAGAAACATCCAATCCGGAAACTCTATACAACGACAAAGAAGTAAACGCAAAATTTGATGTTGCCGTAAGTAATCCACCTTTTAGCGTTGATTTAGACACGCAAACACAAAGAGAAGTGAAAAATGCTTTTGTGTTTGGCGACAAAAAGAACTCTGAAAACTTGTTTATTGAACGATATTACCAGCTTTTGAAAGAGAACGGTCGTTTGGGTGTTGTATTGCCTGAAAGCGTTTTTGACACTACCGAAAACAAATACATTCGTTTATTCCTTTTCAAGTATTTCAATGTAAAGGCAATCGTAAGTTTACCGCAGATAACTTTTGAGCCTTTTACTTCAACCAAAACGAGTCTTTTGTTTGCTCAAAAGAAAACAAAAAAACAAGTTGAGCAATGGAACGAGCTTTGGGACAAATACGGAAAAGAATGGGCAAAACTCAAGACTCGTGTTGTTCGCTATCATGATTACTTTGTAAATAAAGCCAAACTCAGCAAAAAATTTGCCTGGGTTAAAGAGCTTACAACCGACTTAAACAAACTATTAGAGAAAGAAGATAAAGAAGCCGTTGAAGTCATTAACAAAGAAGATTTAAATCACATTTCAGAGAACATTAAACGCTTTTTGAAAGACTATATCACACCCGAAGACGAAGGACTCAACCCAAAAGAACTTTTAACCAAATACAGCGAAGAAATTGACAGCCTTTCAAAATTTGAAAAGGAAACCAATGTTTTTGGCTTTTATAATGCTTGGTGGGTATTTGGCGAAGTAGCCAAAGAAATGGACTACGATATTTTTATGGCAGAAGCCGAAAATGTGGGCTACAAACGCACCAAACGGGGCGAAAACCCAATGCCAAACGACCTTTACGATATTGAGTATGCACCAAACACCATTAAAACAAAAGAAATCTTGGAAGGCTACGACCGAGATATTAAAATCTTAAAAGAGAAATTGTCTGAATTAAAAGCGGAATTGGAAGCAGTCAATAAAAAAATTGACGGCAAAGAAACCGAAGCATTGAAAAAGAAAGCTGAAAAACTTAATGCTGACATTGAAGCACAAAACACAAAAATTGAACAGACTGAAACCGAGAAAAACCAAGTAATTGAGATTTTCAAAAAATATTATGAAGACGATAAACTAAAACCAGAATTTGCAGAGAGAACCGATACAGAACTGATTAACCACTTTAAAAACGGTTTGCTTTCACGCTATAAAAGTTGTGACATTGTGCTTCGCACATCTGAATTACTAACCATATTAGACAACATTAGAAAAGAAGTAGTATGGGAGTAA
- a CDS encoding PIN-like domain-containing protein encodes MKSKFPGYFKLSENDINKLWDNALFTFDANILLNFYRYSDETREEFIKILDKLKERIWIPHQSAQEFFDNRLSVISQQEKAYEDAISSIDSMEKEFKNSRQHPFIPQKLLKKFSELSKEICENLNSSKDFHNKRISEDDILDKVESLFDNKVGNEFSEEELKALFKEGEYRFANKIPPGFKDSNKKDDTEANSKKFGDLIVWKQTINKSKELKQAVILVTDDRKEDWWVRFKGKTISPRPELIKEFKLETQESFYMYQSDRFLEFARDYLNEHIDQKVIEEIRELRRLDERNRLSQLRKEKDILRYHEFKEAFIKERMMLNEELKFLHDRKNHIENSLNEHYLLIDNGEFDVLDEQKIRKFKQEQMIIEKQIENLIQKGNELKEREIEIQFRNKTLHNTRYS; translated from the coding sequence ATGAAATCAAAATTTCCAGGCTATTTTAAACTATCAGAAAATGACATTAACAAATTATGGGATAATGCTCTTTTCACTTTTGATGCTAATATTTTACTAAATTTTTACAGATATTCAGATGAAACAAGAGAAGAGTTTATTAAAATATTAGATAAACTCAAAGAAAGAATTTGGATTCCGCACCAATCAGCACAAGAATTTTTTGATAACAGACTATCTGTTATTAGCCAACAAGAAAAAGCATATGAAGATGCTATTTCATCAATTGATTCAATGGAAAAAGAGTTTAAGAATTCTAGACAACATCCATTTATTCCACAAAAACTGTTAAAGAAGTTTTCTGAATTGAGTAAAGAGATTTGTGAAAATTTGAATTCTAGTAAGGACTTCCATAACAAAAGGATAAGCGAAGATGATATACTTGATAAGGTAGAATCTTTGTTTGACAATAAAGTTGGAAATGAATTTAGTGAAGAAGAATTGAAAGCTTTATTTAAAGAGGGCGAATATAGATTTGCTAATAAAATTCCACCAGGTTTTAAGGATTCAAATAAGAAAGATGATACGGAGGCTAATTCTAAAAAATTCGGAGACTTGATTGTATGGAAACAAACTATTAATAAATCAAAAGAATTAAAACAAGCTGTTATTTTAGTTACCGATGACAGAAAAGAAGACTGGTGGGTAAGATTTAAGGGTAAAACTATCAGTCCAAGACCGGAATTAATCAAAGAATTCAAATTAGAGACACAAGAATCATTTTACATGTATCAATCAGATAGATTTTTAGAGTTTGCAAGAGACTATTTAAATGAACACATTGACCAAAAGGTTATTGAGGAAATAAGAGAATTAAGGCGCTTAGATGAAAGAAATCGCTTATCTCAATTACGAAAAGAGAAAGACATATTGAGATACCATGAATTTAAAGAAGCGTTTATAAAAGAAAGGATGATGCTCAATGAGGAACTTAAATTTTTGCATGATAGAAAGAATCACATTGAGAATTCATTAAATGAACATTATCTATTAATTGATAATGGAGAGTTTGATGTTTTAGATGAGCAAAAAATAAGAAAGTTTAAACAAGAACAAATGATTATTGAAAAGCAAATAGAAAATCTAATTCAAAAAGGCAACGAATTAAAGGAGAGAGAGATAGAAATCCAGTTTAGAAATAAAACTTTGCATAACACGCGGTATAGTTAA
- a CDS encoding DUF6371 domain-containing protein, which yields MQKVNFLQHINNLMSLYKQPFLEPYKGRGTRHTCPNCKVKKTFTLYLDGNTGEPIHPTVGICNRAIKCGYHYPPRQYFNDHNYNKPSSVPLHAHTVRLKASQCKIDFIPLSYVKQSVSFNSNFVRFLCKHFSRDKIENAMRNYALGATKNQSVIFWQIDINGKVRTGKIMQYNPDTGKRIKNKTGAINWVHNILKKRNSKKRNSEFANFNLCQCYFGEHLIRIYPDKPIALVEAEKTAVIGSIIFDNYNWLAAGNLNGLNVEKSRVLQNKNVVLYPDAGCFDKWEKKSIQIKSQIFCNIKTSSLTEKHATKDQTKAGYDIADYIIEGF from the coding sequence GTGCAGAAAGTGAACTTCCTGCAACACATTAATAATCTCATGTCTTTATATAAACAACCGTTTCTCGAACCATATAAGGGTAGGGGAACACGTCATACTTGCCCAAATTGTAAAGTAAAGAAAACCTTTACTTTATATTTGGATGGAAACACAGGAGAACCAATTCATCCTACTGTTGGAATATGCAACCGGGCAATTAAATGTGGATATCACTATCCTCCACGTCAATATTTTAATGATCATAATTATAATAAACCGAGCTCAGTACCTTTGCATGCTCACACAGTTCGCCTGAAGGCTTCGCAATGTAAAATAGATTTTATTCCTCTCAGCTATGTTAAACAATCCGTTTCATTCAACTCTAATTTTGTGCGCTTCTTGTGCAAACACTTTTCGCGCGATAAAATTGAAAATGCAATGAGAAATTACGCTCTTGGAGCAACAAAAAACCAAAGCGTTATATTCTGGCAGATCGATATAAATGGTAAAGTTCGCACAGGCAAGATAATGCAATACAATCCCGATACCGGGAAACGAATCAAAAACAAGACCGGAGCAATAAACTGGGTGCACAACATATTAAAAAAAAGAAACTCCAAAAAAAGAAACTCCGAATTTGCCAACTTCAATCTATGTCAATGCTACTTCGGTGAACACCTCATCCGCATCTACCCCGACAAACCAATCGCACTCGTTGAGGCAGAAAAAACAGCCGTTATAGGAAGTATTATCTTCGATAACTACAATTGGCTTGCAGCAGGCAACCTCAACGGCCTAAACGTTGAGAAATCAAGAGTACTCCAAAATAAAAATGTAGTCCTATACCCCGATGCCGGTTGCTTTGATAAATGGGAAAAGAAATCTATTCAAATCAAAAGCCAAATCTTTTGTAATATCAAAACATCCTCACTAACCGAAAAACACGCCACAAAAGATCAAACCAAAGCGGGTTACGATATTGCAGATTATATTATTGAGGGTTTTTAG
- a CDS encoding DNA primase family protein gives MLVKCEVNGTATEVNNVVSVSDKQNFIDLLDLDLSEFEKQFDIIESEPVKDHSQILFSLYEQIDEVDFRNEAGFQNDDQKLLQKHFLVTCVEKILETADKNNWGVCRNHNFIYLYNGEYWSCVESQDFQIFLGKAAEKMGVYKFDARLYTFRRQLLQQFLSVSRLPKPQQNDNSVLINLKNGTFEIDGSKMHLRKPDRNDFLTYQLPFPYDEKAECPIFDDYLNTVLPDINRQKILAEYLGYLFIKTSVLKLEKSLVLYGTGANGKSVFFEIVNALLGGTENVSNFSLQNLTNENGYFRSMLANKLVNYASEINGKLETSIFKQLVSGEPVEARLPYGEPFTLTNYAKLIFNCNELPKDVEVNNAFFRRFLIIPFDVTIPENKQDKQLASKIINNELSGVFNWVLDGLKRLLQQKNFTQCNAVDNILNKYKRESNTVALFIDEKYITSTDKFTPLGELYSDFKSFCKDDNYIPVTKRNFSDRIRNLGILIERKNYGMAVNVERIIFSTSDNNAVS, from the coding sequence ATGCTAGTGAAATGTGAAGTTAATGGAACAGCAACTGAAGTAAATAATGTAGTTAGTGTTTCTGATAAACAAAATTTTATTGATTTACTCGATCTTGATTTAAGTGAATTTGAAAAACAGTTCGATATAATTGAAAGTGAACCGGTTAAAGATCATTCTCAAATTCTGTTTTCTCTTTATGAGCAAATCGATGAGGTGGATTTCAGAAATGAGGCTGGTTTCCAAAATGATGATCAGAAATTACTGCAGAAGCATTTCCTTGTTACGTGTGTTGAGAAAATTCTTGAAACAGCGGATAAGAATAATTGGGGAGTTTGCAGGAATCATAATTTCATTTACTTGTACAATGGTGAGTATTGGAGTTGTGTGGAGTCTCAGGATTTCCAAATATTCCTTGGTAAGGCTGCCGAGAAAATGGGTGTCTATAAATTCGATGCCAGGCTATATACTTTTCGCCGACAATTGTTGCAACAATTTCTGTCTGTTTCCAGACTTCCAAAGCCTCAACAGAATGATAATTCTGTTTTGATAAATCTTAAGAACGGTACTTTTGAGATCGATGGTAGTAAAATGCATCTGAGAAAGCCTGACAGGAATGATTTTCTAACTTATCAGCTTCCGTTCCCTTATGATGAAAAGGCAGAGTGTCCTATCTTTGATGATTATCTAAACACTGTTTTGCCCGATATAAACAGACAAAAGATACTTGCCGAGTACCTCGGTTATCTTTTTATCAAAACTTCTGTTTTAAAACTCGAGAAGTCTCTTGTTTTATATGGGACCGGTGCCAACGGTAAGTCTGTTTTCTTCGAGATAGTAAACGCTCTTCTTGGTGGTACTGAGAATGTGAGTAATTTCTCACTTCAAAATCTGACAAATGAGAACGGTTACTTCCGTTCTATGCTGGCCAATAAGCTTGTTAACTATGCAAGTGAGATTAATGGTAAGCTTGAAACATCTATTTTCAAACAGTTGGTGTCTGGTGAGCCTGTTGAGGCTCGACTACCATATGGTGAGCCATTCACGCTTACCAATTACGCTAAATTGATATTTAACTGCAATGAGCTTCCAAAGGATGTTGAGGTGAATAATGCGTTCTTTCGCAGGTTTCTTATTATTCCTTTTGATGTTACAATTCCGGAGAATAAACAGGATAAACAGTTGGCTAGTAAAATCATTAATAATGAATTATCAGGAGTGTTCAACTGGGTCCTGGACGGACTGAAAAGGTTGCTACAACAAAAGAACTTCACTCAATGCAATGCAGTGGACAATATTCTCAATAAATATAAAAGAGAATCAAATACAGTTGCTCTTTTCATTGATGAGAAGTATATTACATCAACTGATAAGTTTACGCCATTGGGAGAGTTATACAGTGATTTTAAATCTTTCTGTAAGGATGATAATTATATCCCGGTAACTAAGAGAAATTTTAGTGATCGAATCCGGAACCTGGGAATTCTTATTGAACGGAAAAATTATGGTATGGCTGTAAATGTTGAGAGAATAATATTCTCAACCTCGGACAATAATGCAGTAAGTTAA
- a CDS encoding helix-turn-helix domain-containing protein, translating into MKGVDLTDRQDEWSDWIDAQDVCTNMHISQRTLQTWRIEGLLPFSRIKGKLYYRKSDIFLLLKENYNGDLRRGDYESEDDEKGGMNASEM; encoded by the coding sequence ATGAAAGGAGTAGATTTAACTGATCGGCAAGATGAATGGTCTGACTGGATTGATGCTCAGGATGTATGCACTAACATGCATATTAGTCAGCGAACTTTACAGACCTGGAGAATTGAAGGTCTGCTTCCTTTCTCACGGATTAAAGGTAAGTTATATTACAGAAAGTCGGACATCTTTTTATTACTCAAAGAAAATTATAATGGTGACTTAAGAAGAGGTGATTACGAGAGTGAAGATGATGAGAAAGGAGGTATGAATGCTAGTGAAATGTGA
- a CDS encoding helix-turn-helix domain-containing protein → MDDKTITFNEVPEAITVLIEKIGNLENMIEATLNSKPNEAVWMNVDELCSYLPAKPAKQTVYGWVCSKFIPYHKKGKKLQFLKSEIDEWLISDSKEKEDLEAAIEEQTMRIRNNIRRRSL, encoded by the coding sequence ATGGATGACAAAACAATTACATTTAATGAAGTACCTGAAGCTATTACTGTTCTGATTGAGAAAATTGGAAATCTTGAAAACATGATCGAAGCTACATTGAATTCCAAACCTAATGAAGCTGTATGGATGAATGTTGATGAACTGTGTTCTTATCTCCCTGCGAAGCCGGCCAAACAAACTGTTTACGGTTGGGTGTGCTCTAAATTTATTCCTTATCATAAGAAAGGGAAGAAATTACAGTTTCTAAAAAGCGAAATTGATGAGTGGTTGATAAGTGATAGCAAAGAAAAGGAAGATCTGGAAGCAGCTATTGAGGAACAGACTATGCGTATCCGTAATAATATAAGAAGGAGGAGCCTATGA